From the genome of Nitrosomonas sp., one region includes:
- a CDS encoding AtpZ/AtpI family protein, whose protein sequence is MDDKQLRKSVEKQIKRMRKAEAERSTLLAQSIFMGTLSLLFVLPVIAGLYLGNWLDDQTDDYSIHWTIGLLIVGLVIGFINVYLFVREHD, encoded by the coding sequence TAAGCAGTTACGCAAGTCTGTTGAAAAACAAATTAAACGCATGCGGAAAGCTGAAGCGGAGCGTTCTACACTGCTTGCGCAATCGATATTTATGGGAACGCTTTCGCTGCTGTTTGTTTTACCGGTTATCGCGGGCTTATATCTGGGTAACTGGCTGGACGACCAGACTGACGACTATTCGATACACTGGACTATCGGTTTGCTGATTGTGGGCCTCGTTATAGGCTTTATCAATGTCTATCTGTTCGTGCGGGAGCATGACTAA
- a CDS encoding F0F1 ATP synthase subunit A — MEENTIVFYIGSIGITTLVITTWGIMLVLGVLSWFVTRSLSLKPGPLQTALEGIISTMEAGIAAVLPGQARQLLPFIATLWIYIVIANLTGLIPQLHSPTGNLSVTAGLAILVFLSVHWFGIRQSGMRYFKHYLSPTPLLLPFHLISEVTRTIALAVRLFGNIMSLELVALLVLLVAGLLVPIPLLMLHIVEALVQAYIFGMLALIYVAGAMQSQQSEKGKQL; from the coding sequence ATGGAAGAAAATACCATTGTATTTTATATCGGCTCAATAGGAATCACCACCCTTGTAATTACCACGTGGGGAATTATGCTGGTGTTGGGCGTATTGAGCTGGTTTGTAACGCGTAGCCTGTCCCTGAAACCTGGTCCGCTGCAAACAGCACTGGAAGGCATTATCTCAACCATGGAAGCCGGCATAGCGGCGGTGTTGCCCGGACAGGCGCGACAACTCTTGCCTTTTATCGCCACACTCTGGATTTATATTGTAATTGCCAATCTGACCGGTCTGATCCCACAATTGCATTCGCCGACGGGAAATCTGTCAGTGACTGCGGGTCTGGCCATTCTGGTTTTTTTATCCGTACACTGGTTTGGTATACGCCAGAGTGGCATGCGTTACTTTAAGCATTACCTGAGCCCAACACCACTGTTACTGCCATTTCATTTGATCAGCGAAGTAACAAGAACAATTGCTCTGGCTGTGCGTCTGTTTGGTAATATCATGAGTCTGGAACTGGTGGCGTTGTTGGTTTTACTGGTGGCAGGCTTACTGGTGCCAATACCTTTATTGATGCTGCATATCGTTGAAGCATTGGTTCAGGCATATATTTTCGGAATGCTAGCATTGATTTATGTTGCTGGCGCGATGCAATCTCAGCAAAGTGAAAAAGGAAAACAGCTATGA
- a CDS encoding F0F1 ATP synthase subunit C — translation MSDMTWFTILSTVCAALAVAIGMMFPALAMGRAISQALDALARQPEAEKSVMRTLFIGLAMIESLAIYVLVIVLIILFRNPLMEYLVQ, via the coding sequence ATGAGCGACATGACCTGGTTTACAATTTTATCGACTGTATGCGCTGCGCTGGCTGTCGCAATCGGCATGATGTTTCCGGCGCTGGCCATGGGACGCGCAATCAGTCAGGCGCTTGACGCACTGGCGCGTCAGCCCGAGGCGGAAAAATCAGTCATGCGCACGTTATTTATCGGTCTGGCCATGATTGAATCGCTGGCTATTTATGTGCTTGTCATTGTATTGATTATCTTGTTCCGCAATCCCTTGATGGAATATCTCGTTCAATAA